The Pangasianodon hypophthalmus isolate fPanHyp1 chromosome 13, fPanHyp1.pri, whole genome shotgun sequence genome includes a window with the following:
- the mpv17l gene encoding mpv17-like protein, whose product MRKVFPWLTNVSLYGCLFAGGDLLHQRVTHRHGGELDWKRTRNVALVAFCFHGNWNYFWLRALERRFPGRSLGMVLTKLALDQSFSSPLATSVFYTGVSVLEGKEDVFEDWREKFFNTYKTGLMYWPFMQFLNFVLMPLYLRTVFMGCSAFLWAAFLCFSQQSGDGTMATALDWFTTSEKRIMSRSTNEEK is encoded by the exons ATGAGGAAGGTGTTTCCGTGGCTGACCAACGTGTCTCTGTACGGCTGTCTGTTCGCCGGCGGGGATCTGCTCCATCAGCGCGTGACGCACAGGCACGGCGGCGAGCTGGACTGGAAGCGCACCAGGAACGTGGCGCTCGTGGCGTtctgtttccatggcaactgGAACTACTTTTGGCTGCGCGCGCTGGAGCGCCGGTTCCCGGGAAGGTCCCTGGGCATGGTGCTCACCAAGTTAGCTCTGGATCAGAGCTTCTCCTCGCCCTTAGCCACCAGCGTCTTCTACACAG gagTGAGTGTGTTGGAGGGCAAAGAGGATGTATTTGAGGACTGGAGGGAAAAATTCTTCAACACATATAAG ACAGGACTCATGTACTGGCCCTTCATGCag TTCCTGAACTTTGTGTTGATGCCGCTGTACCTGCGCACCGTGTTCATGGGCTGCTCGGCGTTCCTGTGGGCCGCGTTCTTGTGTTTCTCGCAGCAGAGTGGCGACGGCACCATGGCCACGGCTCTCGACTGGTTTACCACCTCCGAGAAACGGATCATGAGCCGCAGCACTAATGAGGAGAAGTGA